One Ignavibacteriales bacterium genomic region harbors:
- a CDS encoding zinc ribbon domain-containing protein: MPILEYECIGCGTRYEVFHFTREKEEDIVCPDCNSTKYKKMISVPSINSRIKSDTSSNAPACKYANTSMCHGNCDSME, translated from the coding sequence ATGCCAATATTAGAATATGAATGCATAGGATGTGGAACGAGGTACGAAGTATTCCACTTCACTCGCGAAAAAGAAGAAGACATTGTTTGCCCGGATTGTAATTCAACAAAATATAAAAAGATGATCTCGGTTCCTTCCATCAATTCTCGCATCAAATCAGATACATCCAGCAACGCACCCGCGTGTAAATATGCGAATACAAGTATGTGCCATGGAAATTGTGATTCAATGGAATAA
- a CDS encoding sensor domain-containing diguanylate cyclase, with translation MIIDKELILKSTSNIIRLMKSTAHHERIFHEIIILSSTVLKCRSCAFVIINPKTEYLNIVTSHGLSHLFVKDYQSKIATSAIGRLLWTGKPILMKDNSGDPVLADEIKLEYPFGSCVIVQVAIHQKTLGFLFADSENKNYFQEEDVEIFQLLADIAAISYYKFLICEENLRLDNFDHDLEIEKYHSFLSRLNDVVKKSEKLNIPISAIALDVDNFKIITNTYGSEVGTLVLKDIVKIVHEELEGIFHVGRFGFDEIIVMIEDCPLESAIRYSRNIVERIDKHKFTKQNILSTVSIGIANISRNASTAEG, from the coding sequence ATGATTATCGATAAAGAATTAATTTTAAAGTCGACCAGTAACATTATACGACTGATGAAATCGACTGCACATCATGAACGTATATTTCATGAGATAATTATTCTATCGAGTACTGTGTTGAAATGCAGATCATGCGCATTCGTTATAATAAATCCCAAGACAGAATACCTGAACATTGTCACCAGTCATGGGTTATCGCATTTATTCGTAAAAGATTATCAGAGTAAAATTGCAACATCCGCGATAGGTCGTTTGCTTTGGACCGGTAAACCAATTTTGATGAAAGATAATTCCGGTGATCCGGTGTTAGCCGATGAAATTAAGTTGGAATATCCTTTCGGTTCATGCGTTATTGTTCAGGTAGCTATTCATCAAAAGACACTTGGATTCTTATTCGCCGATAGCGAAAATAAAAATTATTTCCAGGAAGAGGATGTGGAAATATTCCAGTTGCTGGCAGATATCGCGGCGATATCGTATTACAAATTTCTGATTTGTGAAGAGAATTTACGCCTCGACAACTTCGATCACGATCTTGAAATTGAAAAATATCATTCTTTCTTGTCGCGCCTGAACGATGTCGTGAAGAAAAGTGAGAAGCTGAACATCCCGATTAGCGCAATAGCGTTGGATGTTGATAATTTTAAGATCATCACGAATACTTATGGATCGGAGGTAGGGACTCTTGTGCTCAAAGATATCGTGAAAATTGTTCATGAAGAATTGGAGGGAATATTTCATGTAGGGAGATTCGGATTCGATGAAATTATCGTGATGATAGAAGACTGTCCGCTCGAGAGTGCAATCAGGTATTCGCGCAATATCGTTGAACGAATCGATAAACACAAATTTACAAAACAAAATATATTATCAACCGTGAGTATAGGTATAGCGAATATATCGAGGAACGCTTCTACTGCCGAGGGTTGA
- the htpX gene encoding zinc metalloprotease HtpX, whose product MNTMKTVILMTAIMVLLILVGSFVGGEQGMIMAFVISLLMNFGAYWFSDKIVLMMYKAKEVTEADAPKLFSMVTRVATQAQLPMPRVYIIPGETPNAFATGRNPENAAVAVTEGIMRTLSDDELEGVLAHEFAHIKHRDILTGTIVATLVGTITFIARMAGWSMMFAGRGSDRRDSNGLAELALLIIAPIAAMLIQLAISRSREFAADEGAARMSGRPLSLANALQKLEKGVERLPMSGVSPASAHMFIVNPLRAGGVMKLFSTHPPISERIERLENIARGGI is encoded by the coding sequence ATGAACACGATGAAAACAGTCATTCTTATGACCGCTATAATGGTTCTGCTGATTCTGGTAGGATCATTCGTTGGTGGTGAGCAGGGAATGATAATGGCGTTTGTTATATCTTTATTGATGAATTTTGGCGCATACTGGTTCTCCGATAAAATTGTTTTGATGATGTACAAAGCAAAAGAAGTAACCGAAGCAGACGCACCAAAACTATTTTCTATGGTAACGAGAGTGGCAACTCAGGCACAGCTTCCCATGCCGCGGGTATACATCATACCGGGAGAAACTCCTAACGCCTTTGCAACAGGTCGAAATCCGGAGAATGCCGCGGTAGCAGTTACCGAAGGAATTATGCGCACACTTAGTGATGATGAATTGGAGGGAGTTCTTGCACACGAATTTGCTCATATCAAACACCGCGATATATTGACCGGAACGATTGTGGCTACACTTGTTGGTACAATAACATTCATTGCACGGATGGCAGGTTGGTCAATGATGTTTGCTGGAAGAGGAAGTGATCGCCGCGATTCAAACGGTTTAGCTGAGCTCGCGCTTCTCATAATCGCTCCGATTGCAGCAATGCTGATACAACTTGCGATTTCAAGATCGCGCGAATTTGCGGCAGATGAAGGTGCGGCGAGAATGTCAGGGCGACCATTATCTTTGGCAAATGCTTTGCAAAAATTAGAAAAGGGAGTAGAGCGCCTGCCGATGAGCGGTGTATCTCCTGCATCAGCGCATATGTTTATCGTCAATCCATTGCGCGCAGGTGGAGTTATGAAGTTATTCTCGACTCATCCTCCCATTTCAGAGAGAATTGAACGACTTGAAAATATCGCACGAGGCGGTATATAA
- the acnA gene encoding aconitate hydratase AcnA, which produces MSKNSFNTKKLMAFGKKNYTIYSLSQLSKNIDRFPFSIKILLENLLRHEDGINVRAKDIEALVNWNPKEQSDKEISFMPARVLLQDFTGVPCAVDLAVMRDAMVEMGGDPKKINPLQSVDLVIDHSVQVDYNGSPDAFKKNTELEYQRNKERYTFLRWAQQAFKNFRVVPPETGIIHQVNLEYLAQVVFTKEVDGIEYAYPDTLVGTDSHTTMINGLGVLGWGVGGIEAEAAMLGQSSAMLIPQVVGFKIYGNPKPGITATDIVLTATQLLRKKGVVGKFVEFFGPGIDSLSLADRATLANMAPEYGATMGYFPVDQETLNYLKFTGRSNEQITLIESYCKEQGLFRDNSMPDPIFSDTLELDLSTVEPSLAGPKRPHDRVSLTAVKTGFRSELAKMLEPKGIKVDGTLRSASVQNNGSSFNLGDGSVVIAAITSCTNTSNPSVLVAAGLVAKKAVALGLKSKPWVKTSLAPGSKVVTDYLNKAQLTEPLNKLGFNLVGYGCTTCIGNSGPLPEHLVKSIQENDFVAVAVLSGNRNFEGRVHANVKANYLASPPLVVAYAIAGTIDIDFQNTPIGLSDNGKEIFLKDIWPTTEEINATVKSSIGSDMFIKQYSNVFEGDNHWKNLQVPSGDRFTWDQNSTYIKAAPYFEKMPKAHADLKDIRNARVLAMFADSITTDHISPAGSISAKGPAGKYLNTLGIEQKDFNQYGARRGNHEIMMRGTFANIRLKNLLVPGVEGGVTIHPSSKEPMSIFDAAMKYKNDGVSQIIIAGKEYGSGSSRDWAAKGPKLLGVNAVIAESYERIHRSNLIGMGILPLQFEPGQNRESLLLTGFELYDIEGIVDNLAPGKKMKITVKQDEKRIKTFSAICRLDTPMEVEYYKNDGILHYVLRSLLKK; this is translated from the coding sequence ATGAGCAAGAACAGCTTTAACACTAAGAAATTAATGGCGTTTGGGAAGAAAAACTATACAATATACTCATTAAGCCAACTATCCAAGAACATCGATCGGTTTCCATTTTCTATCAAGATTCTGCTGGAAAATTTGTTGAGGCATGAAGATGGGATAAATGTACGGGCAAAAGATATCGAGGCGTTGGTGAATTGGAATCCGAAAGAACAATCGGATAAGGAAATATCTTTTATGCCCGCACGTGTATTGCTGCAAGATTTTACCGGAGTTCCTTGCGCAGTTGATTTAGCAGTTATGCGCGATGCAATGGTTGAGATGGGTGGCGATCCGAAAAAAATCAATCCATTGCAGTCGGTTGACTTAGTTATCGATCATTCTGTCCAGGTTGATTATAATGGCTCTCCTGATGCCTTTAAGAAGAATACCGAACTTGAATATCAAAGAAACAAAGAGCGATACACATTTTTAAGATGGGCACAACAAGCGTTTAAAAATTTCAGGGTTGTTCCACCCGAAACAGGAATTATTCATCAGGTGAATTTAGAGTATTTAGCTCAGGTCGTTTTTACGAAAGAGGTGGATGGAATAGAATATGCTTATCCGGATACTCTTGTTGGTACAGATTCTCATACAACCATGATCAATGGTTTGGGTGTTTTGGGTTGGGGAGTTGGCGGGATTGAAGCAGAAGCAGCGATGCTCGGACAATCGAGTGCCATGTTAATTCCACAGGTTGTCGGATTCAAAATTTATGGTAATCCAAAACCCGGAATAACTGCCACGGATATCGTTCTGACCGCAACTCAACTGTTGCGGAAAAAAGGTGTGGTAGGAAAGTTTGTTGAATTCTTTGGTCCCGGAATTGATTCACTGAGTTTAGCAGATCGTGCAACTCTTGCCAACATGGCACCGGAGTACGGCGCAACGATGGGTTATTTCCCTGTCGATCAGGAAACTTTAAACTATTTAAAATTCACAGGTAGAAGTAACGAACAAATAACTCTCATAGAATCTTACTGCAAGGAGCAGGGATTATTCCGCGACAATTCAATGCCGGATCCGATATTTTCAGATACACTCGAGCTTGATCTTTCAACAGTTGAGCCAAGTCTCGCAGGTCCAAAGCGCCCGCACGATCGTGTTTCATTAACTGCCGTAAAAACCGGCTTTCGTTCTGAACTTGCAAAAATGTTGGAGCCGAAAGGAATAAAAGTTGATGGAACTCTTCGCTCTGCTTCGGTACAAAATAACGGTTCATCCTTCAACCTTGGTGATGGATCAGTGGTTATTGCTGCTATCACAAGCTGTACTAATACATCCAATCCCTCAGTACTCGTTGCGGCTGGATTGGTTGCGAAGAAAGCAGTTGCTCTCGGTTTAAAATCGAAACCATGGGTGAAAACAAGTTTAGCTCCGGGTTCGAAAGTTGTGACTGATTATTTGAATAAAGCACAGTTAACCGAGCCGTTGAACAAACTTGGTTTCAATCTTGTGGGATATGGATGTACAACATGTATAGGCAATAGCGGACCTTTACCGGAACATCTGGTTAAAAGTATACAAGAAAACGACTTCGTGGCAGTTGCCGTTTTATCGGGCAACCGGAATTTTGAGGGCAGAGTTCATGCGAACGTGAAAGCGAATTATCTTGCCTCGCCGCCATTAGTGGTTGCATATGCAATTGCAGGCACCATAGATATCGATTTCCAAAACACTCCGATCGGATTGTCGGATAACGGTAAGGAAATATTTTTGAAAGATATTTGGCCCACCACCGAAGAAATCAACGCAACAGTAAAATCTTCTATCGGCTCCGACATGTTTATAAAACAATATTCAAATGTTTTTGAGGGTGATAATCATTGGAAAAATCTTCAAGTACCTTCGGGCGACAGGTTCACGTGGGATCAAAATTCAACATATATTAAAGCAGCACCGTATTTTGAAAAAATGCCAAAGGCACATGCGGATTTAAAAGATATTCGGAATGCGAGAGTTCTCGCTATGTTTGCTGACTCCATTACTACAGATCACATTTCTCCGGCAGGATCAATTTCAGCCAAAGGACCTGCAGGAAAATATCTCAACACACTCGGAATCGAGCAGAAAGATTTCAACCAGTATGGAGCGCGTCGCGGAAATCATGAGATAATGATGCGCGGAACATTCGCCAACATCCGGCTTAAAAATCTTCTCGTGCCGGGAGTTGAAGGTGGAGTTACAATTCATCCTTCATCAAAAGAACCAATGAGCATATTCGATGCGGCGATGAAATATAAAAACGATGGAGTGTCACAGATAATCATTGCGGGCAAAGAGTATGGATCAGGATCTTCGCGCGATTGGGCGGCGAAAGGTCCGAAACTTTTAGGCGTCAACGCTGTCATTGCCGAAAGTTATGAAAGAATCCATCGAAGCAATTTGATAGGAATGGGAATACTTCCGTTGCAATTTGAACCGGGACAAAATCGAGAATCGTTGCTTCTAACCGGATTTGAATTATATGATATCGAAGGTATCGTTGATAATCTCGCCCCGGGTAAAAAAATGAAAATAACGGTTAAGCAAGATGAAAAAAGAATTAAGACATTCAGTGCGATATGCCGTCTCGATACTCCGATGGAAGTTGAGTATTATAAGAACGATGGAATACTTCATTATGTTCTGCGATCATTATTAAAGAAATAA
- a CDS encoding DUF302 domain-containing protein, with translation MKYGFSKKVDLSFESAIEKVTSELKKEGFGILTTIDVKETLKNKLNVDFPRYKILGACNPPLAHQALLNDDQIGLLLPCNVIVYEKENQIHVSIFDPLMLSRITENSSMNEMAENVKMKLERVLQAV, from the coding sequence ATGAAGTACGGGTTTTCAAAAAAGGTAGATTTGTCATTCGAATCTGCCATCGAGAAAGTAACTTCCGAATTAAAGAAGGAAGGCTTTGGAATTTTAACCACGATCGATGTTAAAGAAACTTTGAAGAATAAACTCAATGTCGATTTTCCAAGATACAAAATACTCGGCGCGTGCAATCCGCCATTAGCTCATCAAGCGCTTTTGAATGACGATCAAATCGGTCTTCTGCTTCCATGCAATGTAATCGTCTATGAAAAAGAGAATCAAATTCATGTAAGCATCTTTGATCCGCTGATGTTATCGAGGATAACCGAAAATAGCAGCATGAATGAGATGGCAGAGAATGTAAAAATGAAATTAGAACGCGTTTTGCAGGCAGTTTAA